The following proteins come from a genomic window of Hoplias malabaricus isolate fHopMal1 chromosome 15, fHopMal1.hap1, whole genome shotgun sequence:
- the slc29a2 gene encoding equilibrative nucleoside transporter 2, protein MKCSSDDRGLVAIILFILGMGTLLPWNFFTTAFAYFNERLSATTVGNVSTSGSGDPYMFNNMCVLISQLPLLLFTFLNSFLYQHIAERIRIVGSMVFILMLFILTAILVKVKMEQDLFYNITMTTIWFINMFGAVLQGSLFGLVGKLPQRYSSFFMSGQAVAGIFSAIAMLISLLSEADNENAALGYFVTPCAATLLTLCCYLLLPHLKFARLHLVDGASDKEETKTEMFLQKSEEVNGHMECNSKRKLNDPYPESAKKQGEEGQEKATVLAVFKKIWVMALCVTCVFMVTLSIFPAITVLVKPNALFTGKWAEIFTALCCFLVFNIMDWIGRSVTSVVQWPSKDSCLFPVLVVARLIFIPAIMMCNITPSYYNLTGVFKHEFVYILFMSLFAMSNGYFACLCMSYAPQFVRAKDAETTGALMTFFLALGLSLGAALSFILKMLI, encoded by the exons ATGAAGTGTTCATCAGATGACAG AGGCCTTGTGGCCATCATCCTGTTCATTTTGGGAATGGGAACACTTCTTCCATGGAATTTCTTCACAACTGCCTTTGCT TACTTTAACGAACGACTAAGTGCAACAACAGTAGGCAATGTCTCCACATCTGGTTCAGGAGACCCATACATGTTCAACAACATGTGTGTGCTGATTTCTCAGCTTCCTTTACTGTTGTTCACTTTCCTCAATTCATTTCTCTATCAGCA CATTGCAGAGAGGATAAGGATAGTTGGCAGCATGGTCTTTATATTAATGCTCTTTATCCTCACTGCCATTTTGGTGAAGGTGAAAATGGAACAGGACCTTTTCTACAACATTACAATGACAACTATCTGGTTCATCAACA tgttCGGTGCAGTATTGCAGGGCAGTCTGTTTGGTCTGGTTGGGAAGCTCCCTCAGAGGTACAGCTCCTTTTTTATGAGCGGCCAAGCTGTGGCTGGTATCTTCTCAGCCATCGCCATGTTGATCTCCCTGTTAT CTGAAGCAGACAATGAGAATGCAGCTTTGGGCTACTTTGTGACTCCTTGTgctgccacactcctcacactgtGCTGTTACTTACTGCTGCCTCATCTG AAATTCGCACGTCTTCACTTAGTAGATGGTGCTAGTGACAAAGAGGAGACTAAGACTGAGATGTTTTTACAAAAAAGTG AGGAGGTCAATGGACACATGGAATGTAATAGTAAGAGAAAATTAAATGACCCTTACCCTGAATCTGCAAAGAAGCAGGGAGAGGAGGGCCAAGAGAAGGCCACAGTCTTGGCGGTCTTTAAAAAG atttGGGTGATGGCCTTGTGTGTGACATGTGTTTTCATGGTCACTCTGTCCATTTTCCCAGCCATCACTGTGCTTGTGAAGCCAAATGCCTTATTTACAGGGAAATGGG CGGAAATTTTTACTGCACTCTGTTGTTTCCTGGTCTTCAACATAATGGACTGGATTGGTCGAAGTGTCACCTCAGTTGTGCAGTGG CCCTCAAAGGACAGCTGTCTGTTCCCAGTCCTTGTGGTGGCTCGACTGATCTTTATCCCTGCAATCATGATGTGCAATATTACACCGTCTTACTACAATCTGACAGGAGTTTTCAAGCATGAATTCGTGTATATTCTCTTCATGTCACTGTTTGCTATGTCAAATGGGTACTTTGCCTGCCTCTGCATGTCCTATGCACCACA GTTTGTGAGAGCTAAAGATGCAGAGACGACTGGGGCTCTGATGACCTTCTTTCTGGCCCTGGGGCTGTCCCTTGGAGCTGCACTTTCTTTCATCTTGAAAATGCTTATATAG